A DNA window from Buttiauxella agrestis contains the following coding sequences:
- a CDS encoding SulP family inorganic anion transporter, whose amino-acid sequence MTTTQTEVHRRENSLAYVLRSPRLLARESLAGIVTALALVPEIISFSVIAGVDPKVSLVASIVLCISMSFLGGRPAMVTAAAGSVALVIGPMVHQHGVEYIFPAVLMAGLIQILFGVTGLARMMRYIPHSVMTGFVNALGILIFFAQVPHIWGDNPLVWGLFALTLIIVLFLPRVFKMVPSPLVAILVITALCIGMGFSVPTVGESGPMAAGLPGLTELLVPLNLDTLRIIWPCALSIAFVGLMESLLTAKLVDELTDTPSSKRRECWGLGVSNIFAGFYGGIAGCAMIGQTMVNVELGKGRTRVSTLAAGLVLLLLVTGLSELMAKIPMVVLAGIMVIVAAKTLNWHSVKPATLKRIPLPETLVMVTTVAVTVATGNLALGVVGGVIFAMILFARRIAHVVRADRTLSDDGQSVRYTVTGPLFFASSNDLFEHFRYADDPQKVIIDLSQAQIWDVSTVAVLDAIETRYQRYESKVDIVGLDLRSSDFHARLSGKI is encoded by the coding sequence ATGACCACAACTCAAACAGAAGTACATCGTCGGGAAAACTCTCTCGCCTATGTATTGCGCAGTCCACGGCTCCTGGCGCGTGAATCCCTCGCGGGGATAGTCACCGCGCTGGCGCTGGTGCCGGAGATCATTTCATTTTCGGTGATTGCCGGTGTTGACCCAAAAGTTAGCCTCGTTGCTTCCATCGTATTGTGTATTTCGATGTCATTCCTCGGCGGCCGCCCTGCGATGGTCACCGCTGCTGCGGGTTCAGTCGCGTTAGTGATTGGGCCAATGGTGCATCAGCATGGGGTCGAATATATTTTCCCCGCGGTGCTGATGGCCGGGCTAATACAGATTTTGTTTGGTGTCACCGGCCTTGCGCGCATGATGCGTTATATCCCGCATTCAGTGATGACGGGCTTTGTGAATGCCCTCGGTATTCTGATTTTCTTCGCTCAGGTGCCGCATATTTGGGGGGATAATCCATTGGTCTGGGGGCTGTTTGCGCTCACATTGATCATCGTGCTGTTTCTCCCGCGCGTGTTTAAAATGGTTCCTTCTCCGCTGGTGGCGATTCTGGTCATTACCGCATTGTGTATCGGGATGGGATTCTCCGTGCCAACGGTGGGGGAATCCGGGCCGATGGCTGCGGGCTTGCCTGGTTTAACCGAGCTTTTAGTGCCGCTCAATCTCGATACTTTGCGGATTATCTGGCCGTGCGCCTTGAGCATCGCTTTTGTCGGATTAATGGAGTCTTTGCTGACGGCCAAACTGGTCGATGAACTGACCGATACCCCTTCGAGCAAGCGTCGTGAATGCTGGGGATTAGGCGTGTCGAATATTTTTGCAGGCTTCTATGGTGGCATTGCGGGTTGCGCGATGATTGGCCAGACCATGGTTAACGTGGAACTGGGGAAAGGGCGCACACGAGTTTCAACCCTGGCAGCCGGACTGGTCTTGCTGTTGTTGGTCACAGGGCTAAGTGAGCTGATGGCGAAGATCCCGATGGTGGTTTTGGCCGGCATCATGGTGATTGTGGCCGCCAAAACACTTAACTGGCACAGCGTTAAACCTGCCACATTAAAACGGATACCGCTCCCGGAAACGCTGGTGATGGTCACGACGGTTGCAGTGACAGTTGCGACTGGAAACCTGGCTTTGGGTGTGGTGGGTGGTGTAATTTTTGCCATGATTCTGTTTGCTCGCCGTATCGCTCATGTGGTGCGTGCAGATAGAACGTTGTCAGATGACGGACAGTCCGTCCGTTATACAGTGACCGGCCCGCTGTTTTTTGCCAGCAGCAACGATTTGTTTGAACATTTTCGTTATGCCGACGACCCGCAAAAAGTGATTATTGATTTATCTCAGGCGCAAATTTGGGATGTGTCCACCGTCGCGGTATTGGATGCTATCGAAACGCGCTATCAACGCTATGAAAGCAAAGTGGATATTGTTGGTCTGGACCTACGCAGTAGCGATTTCCACGCACGACTGAGCGGAAAAATCTGA
- a CDS encoding GNAT family N-acetyltransferase, with translation MVIAAPRLETERLVLRHFTLDDFPDLAACWADPEMVKFIGGGQPQGPEMTWGRLLRYIGHWQALGYGYWGVFEKESGRYVGSFGFQDAQRELTPALEFPEAGWTLIPSVHGKGYAKEALAAILHWADRELTAPVCCIVDNDNLRSIHLAERFGFQFQHNVDYHGKQIKMFIRPTR, from the coding sequence ATGGTTATCGCAGCACCTCGTTTGGAAACTGAGCGCTTGGTTTTACGGCATTTTACGTTGGATGATTTCCCTGATTTAGCCGCCTGCTGGGCTGACCCGGAAATGGTTAAATTTATCGGAGGCGGCCAGCCGCAAGGGCCGGAAATGACGTGGGGCCGGTTGTTACGCTATATCGGCCACTGGCAGGCTCTCGGTTATGGTTATTGGGGGGTATTTGAAAAAGAGAGCGGGCGCTATGTCGGTTCGTTTGGTTTTCAGGATGCGCAACGCGAACTGACTCCGGCGCTTGAGTTCCCGGAAGCAGGCTGGACTTTAATTCCGTCAGTACACGGGAAAGGCTATGCAAAAGAAGCCTTAGCGGCGATTTTACACTGGGCGGACCGTGAACTAACCGCGCCAGTTTGCTGCATTGTGGATAACGATAATCTGCGTTCCATCCATCTTGCAGAACGATTTGGCTTCCAGTTTCAACACAATGTCGATTACCACGGCAAGCAAATCAAAATGTTCATTCGCCCGACACGCTAA
- a CDS encoding metallophosphoesterase, which translates to MYQRIDGENWRHVFIVGDLHGCLSEFISQLKHKHFDYHQDLVISVGDLIDRGTNSPGCLALLDSKWFRAVKGNHEAMALEALDEGEGMLWQINGGNWYQELPEQVQQKVQQALLHCRELPLVIELHTQGKLLVIAHADYPASQYRWNQPVDEHLLVWSRSRLNENLRGGGADIDGADEFYFGHTPLKEVSHFHNQFYIDTGAVFGNKLTMVQVQ; encoded by the coding sequence ATGTATCAGAGAATTGACGGTGAGAACTGGCGGCATGTATTTATTGTCGGTGATTTGCACGGCTGTCTTTCCGAGTTCATAAGCCAACTTAAGCACAAACATTTTGATTACCACCAGGATCTGGTCATCTCGGTGGGGGATCTTATCGACAGGGGAACTAACAGCCCTGGCTGTCTGGCATTGCTTGATAGCAAATGGTTCAGAGCGGTGAAAGGCAATCACGAAGCAATGGCCCTTGAAGCACTCGACGAAGGTGAAGGGATGCTCTGGCAAATAAATGGCGGGAACTGGTATCAGGAATTGCCTGAACAGGTTCAGCAAAAGGTGCAGCAAGCCTTATTACATTGTCGCGAACTACCACTGGTGATTGAACTCCATACCCAGGGGAAGTTGTTGGTTATTGCTCACGCAGATTATCCCGCTTCGCAGTACCGCTGGAACCAACCGGTAGACGAGCATTTACTGGTCTGGAGCCGCTCACGGCTAAATGAAAATTTACGTGGGGGAGGGGCAGATATTGACGGGGCAGATGAATTCTACTTTGGACATACGCCGCTGAAAGAAGTCAGTCATTTCCACAATCAATTTTATATTGATACCGGCGCTGTCTTTGGTAACAAACTGACGATGGTGCAGGTTCAGTAA
- a CDS encoding YebW family protein, whose translation MFALVLFVCYLDGGCEDIVVDVFNTEHQCLFAMDEQRIRYGGCFPVEDFIDGFWRPAHEFST comes from the coding sequence ATGTTTGCGTTGGTTTTGTTTGTTTGCTACCTGGACGGTGGCTGTGAAGATATTGTGGTGGACGTTTTTAACACGGAACATCAATGTCTGTTCGCTATGGATGAGCAACGGATCCGCTACGGCGGATGTTTCCCGGTCGAAGACTTTATTGATGGCTTCTGGCGACCGGCTCACGAGTTTAGTACGTAG
- a CDS encoding YebV family protein translates to MTKTNVRIGIFEIDDAELHGEQQGDRTLSIPCKSDPDLCMQLDAWDDETSIPAVLDGEHSVLYRQHYDQKSDAWIMRLA, encoded by the coding sequence ATGACGAAAACAAACGTACGAATAGGCATCTTCGAAATTGATGATGCTGAATTACATGGCGAGCAACAGGGGGATCGAACGTTAAGCATCCCTTGTAAATCAGACCCGGACCTGTGCATGCAACTAGATGCCTGGGATGATGAAACCAGCATACCCGCCGTCTTAGATGGCGAACATTCCGTGCTTTACCGTCAACATTACGACCAGAAATCTGATGCCTGGATCATGCGCCTTGCCTGA